From one Mesomycoplasma ovipneumoniae genomic stretch:
- the gyrA gene encoding DNA gyrase subunit A yields MIEDNKNHKDNEEIKEIDSSLNSEDDKSDDSDQIFEVKPTILETVTDNIVPIKIEDEMKVSFLDYSMSVIVSRALPDVRDGLKPVHRRILYTMSELGITSGTSYKKSARIVGDVLGKYHPHGDASVYDSMVRMAQPFSLRYPLIDGHGNFGSIDGDEAAAMRYTEARLSKISNKMIEGIKKNTVNFRPNYDASEMEPEILPARFPNLLVSGVSGIAVGMTTKIPPHNLGEIIETFITFARNPNIDINELIETLPGPDFPTGAIISGKKGINQAYLTGKGTFWIRSKAKIEHLNSGRSRIIFYEIPYEVKKPSIIEKVAFLVKNKKILGIKDIRDESTRHGIRVVFDIKKGFNPEVILNKLYHSTDLQISYSINMLALVKGVPKLMNLKEILTHYLEHQKEINLRVLNFDLEKASERLNILSGLKIAIENIDNVITIIKSSSSDQIAQERLAQTYNLNPVQTKAIIDMRLGRLTSLAIEKLISDIESLKIEIDEIKSIIESPEKLIELIITQHKATAEQFSDPRRSEIITEIIRLNEEDFIPNEKVIISLTQNNYVKRLNLEEYRLQNRGGFGASVSNLYKDDELKSVCITNTHSDLLIISSSAKIFKLRAHQIPDSSKQGKGLPFLNLVQVQKDENISALIPWNQQYKDHWLITVSAFGYIKKTELSEFSYIPKNGKIALKLVEGDYLKSAFIVPASSEINIILASSQGLVNRWAIKLLRNTGRASIGVKGIALQEGHEIVGACYTFGNDFVFNLSKHGYGKKTPVEEYRLTGRATKGLKGLDDEKAGDLIFVGTIGPDQEAIIITKRGFAIRIDLDSVPIISRRTKGVKLIKLKGEDEISFVTLIKKEAN; encoded by the coding sequence ATGATTGAGGACAATAAAAACCATAAAGATAACGAAGAAATCAAAGAAATTGATTCTAGCTTAAATAGTGAAGATGACAAATCGGATGACTCAGACCAAATTTTCGAAGTTAAACCAACAATTTTAGAAACAGTAACTGACAATATTGTTCCAATTAAAATCGAAGATGAGATGAAAGTTTCATTTCTTGATTATTCAATGTCAGTTATTGTTTCAAGAGCTCTACCTGATGTTCGTGATGGACTAAAGCCTGTTCATAGACGAATTTTATACACAATGAGTGAACTTGGAATAACTTCAGGAACTAGTTATAAAAAATCAGCTAGAATTGTCGGTGATGTTCTTGGAAAATATCACCCACATGGTGATGCTTCTGTTTATGATTCAATGGTTCGAATGGCTCAACCTTTCTCACTACGCTACCCACTTATCGATGGACACGGTAATTTTGGTTCAATTGATGGCGATGAAGCTGCGGCAATGCGTTACACTGAGGCGCGACTGTCAAAAATTTCTAATAAAATGATTGAAGGTATTAAAAAAAATACTGTAAATTTCAGACCTAATTATGATGCAAGTGAAATGGAACCTGAAATTTTACCAGCACGATTTCCAAATTTATTAGTTTCAGGGGTTTCTGGAATTGCTGTTGGAATGACCACCAAAATTCCACCGCATAACTTAGGCGAAATTATTGAAACTTTCATTACTTTTGCAAGAAATCCAAATATTGACATTAATGAATTAATTGAGACTCTTCCTGGCCCAGATTTTCCAACAGGCGCAATAATTTCGGGAAAAAAAGGGATAAATCAAGCATATTTAACCGGAAAAGGTACTTTTTGAATTAGATCAAAAGCAAAAATTGAACATTTAAATTCAGGTAGATCACGAATTATTTTTTACGAAATTCCTTATGAAGTTAAAAAACCCTCTATTATCGAAAAGGTTGCTTTTTTAGTAAAAAATAAGAAAATTCTTGGAATTAAAGATATTCGTGATGAAAGTACTCGTCACGGAATTCGTGTTGTTTTTGATATTAAAAAAGGATTTAATCCTGAAGTTATTTTAAATAAACTTTATCACAGCACCGATTTACAAATTAGTTATTCAATAAATATGCTTGCGCTTGTAAAAGGTGTGCCAAAATTAATGAATTTAAAGGAAATTTTAACTCATTATCTTGAACACCAAAAAGAAATTAATCTTCGTGTACTCAATTTTGACCTGGAAAAAGCTAGCGAAAGACTTAATATTTTAAGCGGTTTAAAAATTGCTATTGAAAATATTGACAATGTAATTACAATAATAAAATCTTCAAGTTCAGACCAAATTGCTCAAGAAAGATTAGCCCAAACTTATAATTTAAATCCTGTTCAAACAAAAGCAATAATTGATATGCGTCTTGGTCGGCTAACTAGTTTGGCAATCGAAAAATTAATTAGTGACATTGAAAGTCTAAAAATCGAAATTGATGAGATTAAGTCAATAATTGAATCACCTGAAAAACTAATTGAATTAATTATTACCCAACACAAAGCAACCGCTGAACAATTCAGTGATCCACGAAGATCTGAAATTATTACCGAAATTATACGACTTAATGAAGAAGATTTTATCCCTAATGAAAAAGTAATTATTTCGCTGACCCAAAATAACTATGTAAAAAGGTTAAATTTAGAAGAATATCGGCTACAAAATCGTGGTGGCTTTGGTGCCTCAGTTTCAAATTTATACAAAGATGACGAGCTAAAATCTGTTTGCATTACAAACACCCACAGCGATCTTTTAATTATTTCCTCAAGTGCTAAAATTTTCAAACTTCGAGCTCACCAAATTCCTGATAGTTCAAAACAAGGAAAAGGTCTCCCATTTTTAAATCTTGTACAAGTACAAAAAGATGAAAATATTAGTGCATTAATTCCTTGAAACCAGCAATACAAAGATCACTGACTTATCACGGTTTCTGCTTTTGGTTATATTAAAAAAACGGAACTTTCAGAGTTTAGTTATATTCCAAAAAATGGAAAAATCGCTTTAAAACTTGTTGAGGGAGATTATTTAAAATCAGCCTTTATTGTCCCAGCAAGTTCTGAAATCAATATTATTTTAGCCTCATCCCAAGGACTTGTAAATCGCTGGGCAATTAAATTATTGCGAAATACCGGTCGGGCTTCAATCGGTGTTAAAGGAATCGCTCTTCAAGAAGGACACGAAATAGTTGGCGCTTGTTACACTTTTGGCAATGATTTTGTCTTTAATTTAAGTAAACATGGTTATGGGAAAAAAACTCCTGTTGAAGAATACCGACTAACCGGAAGAGCAACTAAAGGACTAAAAGGTCTAGACGACGAAAAGGCTGGCGATCTTATTTTTGTTGGCACAATTGGCCCAGATCAGGAAGCAATAATTATCACTAAAAGAGGCTTTGCAATTAGAATTGATCTTGATAGCGTTCCAATAATTAGTCGTAGGACAAAAGGGGTAAAATTAATTAAACTCAAAGGTGAAGACGAAATAAGTTTTGTTACTTTAATTAAAAAAGAGGCAAATTAA
- the rpmB gene encoding 50S ribosomal protein L28, giving the protein MARKDPISQRGSMSGNNRSHALNATKRKFNLNLQQIVLKTASGQKVRIKVSAKTKKTLQKWGKI; this is encoded by the coding sequence ATGGCAAGAAAAGACCCAATTTCACAACGTGGATCAATGAGCGGAAATAACCGTTCTCACGCCCTAAATGCAACTAAACGTAAATTTAATCTAAATTTACAGCAAATAGTTCTAAAAACTGCCTCAGGGCAAAAAGTTCGTATTAAAGTTTCAGCTAAAACCAAAAAAACCTTACAAAAATGAGGTAAAATTTAA
- the rplT gene encoding 50S ribosomal protein L20, whose translation MRVKGGSVTRQRRRRWLKLAKGYWGHKSIGFKVAKQAVIKSWTYAFRDRKQRKREFRKLWISRINAAARDQGISYSQLMHKIKLANIEINRKMLAEMAISRKTEFDNIIKIALEKGQK comes from the coding sequence ATGAGAGTCAAAGGTGGAAGTGTAACGCGCCAGCGTCGCCGTCGTTGATTAAAATTAGCAAAAGGTTATTGAGGGCATAAATCAATCGGATTTAAAGTTGCAAAACAGGCAGTAATTAAATCTTGAACCTATGCTTTTCGTGATCGAAAACAGCGTAAACGTGAATTTCGAAAATTATGAATTAGTAGAATAAATGCTGCAGCTCGTGACCAAGGAATTTCATATTCGCAATTAATGCATAAAATCAAACTTGCAAACATTGAAATTAATCGTAAAATGCTTGCTGAAATGGCAATTAGTCGCAAAACTGAATTTGATAATATCATTAAAATTGCTTTAGAAAAAGGTCAAAAATAA
- the rpmI gene encoding 50S ribosomal protein L35: MPKIKLKTKSALKKRIKVTATGKIKHGHAYRSHLAQNKSTKQKRQSRKATLIDPSDYKRIKKLI; the protein is encoded by the coding sequence ATGCCTAAAATCAAATTAAAAACAAAGTCAGCTTTGAAAAAAAGAATTAAGGTTACTGCAACCGGAAAAATTAAACACGGACATGCATATCGCTCACATTTAGCGCAAAATAAATCTACAAAACAAAAGCGCCAATCAAGAAAAGCTACTTTAATCGATCCTTCAGATTACAAAAGAATAAAAAAACTAATTTAA
- the infC gene encoding translation initiation factor IF-3 → MNPKNLFQRKPQQDHQINENIMFPNVFLVGSDNEKIGKTPTKEALELAKSKGLDLVLISIKEVKTKDEKVQKVPIAKILDYGKFRYDIKKKKKEEKEKQSFTNNREIRVSFNINKQDILVKSKKAREFILDGDRVKIALRFRGREITRIDQGKITLEIFFDQLKYIAKKSKEISQNGNFLVMHLERDRKKLPKFTSSKQLKELLEYEEIQNKEKNA, encoded by the coding sequence TTGAATCCTAAAAATCTTTTTCAAAGAAAGCCACAACAAGATCACCAAATTAACGAAAATATTATGTTTCCTAACGTTTTTTTAGTTGGATCTGACAATGAAAAAATTGGAAAAACTCCGACTAAAGAAGCACTTGAACTTGCAAAATCCAAAGGACTTGATTTAGTTTTAATTTCAATTAAAGAAGTAAAAACTAAAGATGAAAAAGTTCAAAAAGTTCCAATAGCAAAAATTCTTGATTATGGTAAGTTTCGATACGACATAAAAAAGAAAAAAAAGGAAGAAAAAGAAAAGCAATCCTTTACTAATAACCGTGAAATACGGGTTAGTTTTAATATTAACAAGCAAGATATTCTTGTAAAATCAAAAAAAGCTAGAGAGTTTATTCTTGATGGCGACCGTGTGAAAATTGCTCTTCGTTTTCGTGGTCGTGAAATTACCCGAATTGATCAAGGTAAAATAACACTTGAGATATTTTTTGACCAATTGAAATACATTGCAAAAAAAAGCAAGGAAATTTCGCAAAACGGTAATTTTTTAGTTATGCATCTTGAACGTGATCGCAAAAAACTACCTAAATTCACTTCTTCAAAACAGCTAAAAGAACTTTTAGAATACGAAGAAATTCAAAATAAGGAAAAAAATGCCTAA
- the pyk gene encoding pyruvate kinase produces the protein MNAMKNYISKRTKIIATIGPSTQDYEVLKQLVLAGVSVIRANFSHGTYEEQRQKFENARKASQELQIPISIMLDTKGPEIRVGKILNGSQKILANQHLTVLTDKDSYENFEGTDQVITVSHEIDKDLKVGDRVLFDDGKLQSEVVEIEDGKVVVKTKNSHILKPNKRLNMPGVPFSLPFLSQKDINDVLFGISENINYVAASFVNSAENVKELRKLLDENGGSHIQIISKIESTLGLENIDEIIELSDGIMVARGDLGLEVPYEEVPYQQKRIIRKCRFAGKTVVVATQMLDSMEKSSQPTRAEVSDVYWATELGADATMLSGESAQGQFPVESVQVMAVINKRAEKEFYNKLFYTKQLAVITKNSKGPRAKIAHKLAHLAYENEIKYTVVLSRTGELLKAIAKFRPNTAVIGVVNNEKLISGFGITSSVFVSINSISEFNAIKSDFNLARNVLKPFGAEKGDTFLVVENEKMVQFVY, from the coding sequence ATGAATGCAATGAAAAATTATATTTCAAAAAGAACGAAAATAATTGCGACAATCGGCCCATCAACCCAAGATTATGAAGTTTTAAAACAACTAGTTTTAGCTGGAGTTAGTGTAATTCGGGCTAATTTTTCTCACGGAACATACGAAGAGCAGCGCCAAAAATTCGAAAATGCTCGCAAAGCTTCGCAAGAACTTCAAATTCCAATTTCAATTATGCTTGACACAAAAGGACCTGAAATCCGTGTAGGTAAAATTCTTAATGGTTCGCAAAAAATTCTTGCAAATCAACATTTAACTGTCCTAACTGATAAAGATTCTTATGAAAATTTTGAAGGAACTGACCAAGTAATAACTGTTTCACACGAAATTGACAAAGACTTAAAAGTTGGGGATAGAGTTCTTTTTGATGATGGAAAATTACAATCAGAAGTTGTTGAAATTGAAGATGGAAAAGTTGTTGTAAAGACAAAAAATTCCCACATTTTAAAACCAAACAAGCGCCTAAATATGCCTGGCGTTCCTTTTTCATTACCTTTTTTATCTCAAAAAGACATTAACGACGTGCTTTTTGGGATTTCAGAAAATATTAATTATGTTGCTGCATCCTTTGTAAATTCAGCTGAAAATGTTAAGGAATTACGTAAACTTTTAGATGAAAACGGTGGTTCTCACATTCAAATAATTTCAAAAATCGAATCAACACTAGGTCTTGAAAATATCGATGAAATTATCGAGTTATCTGATGGAATTATGGTAGCCCGTGGTGATTTAGGACTCGAAGTTCCTTATGAAGAAGTTCCATATCAACAAAAAAGAATAATTAGAAAATGTCGTTTTGCTGGAAAAACTGTTGTCGTGGCAACACAAATGCTTGATTCAATGGAAAAATCTTCTCAACCAACTCGTGCTGAAGTTTCTGATGTTTATTGAGCAACTGAGTTAGGCGCTGATGCGACAATGTTATCTGGCGAATCAGCCCAAGGTCAATTCCCTGTTGAATCAGTTCAAGTTATGGCCGTTATTAATAAAAGAGCCGAAAAAGAGTTCTATAATAAGCTTTTTTATACAAAACAGTTAGCTGTAATTACCAAAAACTCAAAAGGTCCTCGAGCAAAAATTGCTCACAAATTAGCTCACCTTGCTTATGAAAATGAAATAAAATATACTGTTGTTCTATCAAGAACCGGTGAACTTTTAAAAGCAATAGCTAAATTTCGTCCAAATACCGCCGTTATCGGTGTTGTAAATAATGAAAAATTAATTTCAGGATTTGGAATAACATCTTCAGTTTTTGTTTCAATTAATTCTATTTCCGAATTTAACGCGATAAAAAGTGACTTTAATTTAGCGCGTAATGTTTTAAAACCTTTTGGAGCCGAAAAGGGAGACACCTTTTTAGTTGTTGAAAACGAAAAAATGGTGCAATTTGTTTATTAA
- a CDS encoding leucine-rich repeat domain-containing protein: MQVFRLSRDEAIKIIKNPEFLQGKILDLSSFNFQEIDDFAFSGMNLELKKLILPNSLLKIGESAFMLNKIEEVVFGPNVEIILDSAFESNLIKNIKIPEKVTVLNTSVFASNQIENLVIPEWVSQIKSDSFADNEIQTIKFNSNKINVDIYSFVGNSPKKIDIFGEFSFKNESKLLNFYKVKFDFFKNFDKFENNFKIIIDNFEVSQIFLSFNWENLETINLISPHFQTEKELEIFINKSKIDKNLHFEGSGPDFLKKTLKIC; this comes from the coding sequence GTGCAAGTTTTCAGATTATCCCGCGATGAAGCGATAAAAATAATTAAAAATCCAGAATTTTTGCAAGGCAAAATTCTGGATTTATCATCCTTTAATTTTCAAGAAATTGATGATTTTGCTTTTTCAGGAATGAATTTAGAACTTAAAAAACTAATTTTGCCAAATTCACTTTTAAAAATTGGCGAGTCTGCTTTCATGTTAAACAAAATTGAAGAAGTAGTTTTTGGCCCAAATGTTGAAATTATTTTAGACTCAGCTTTTGAATCTAATTTAATAAAAAATATTAAAATTCCTGAAAAAGTAACTGTATTAAATACCTCAGTTTTTGCAAGTAATCAAATTGAAAACCTCGTAATTCCTGAATGAGTTAGCCAAATTAAATCTGATTCATTTGCCGACAATGAAATCCAAACCATTAAATTTAATTCAAACAAAATTAATGTTGATATTTACTCTTTTGTTGGAAACTCACCAAAAAAAATTGATATTTTTGGTGAGTTTTCTTTTAAAAATGAAAGTAAATTGTTGAATTTCTATAAAGTCAAATTTGATTTTTTTAAAAATTTTGACAAATTTGAAAATAACTTCAAAATTATCATTGATAATTTTGAAGTTAGCCAAATTTTCTTATCATTCAATTGAGAAAATTTGGAGACTATAAACTTAATTTCGCCTCATTTTCAAACTGAAAAAGAGCTTGAAATTTTTATTAACAAGTCAAAAATTGATAAAAATCTTCATTTTGAAGGTTCAGGGCCTGATTTTTTGAAAAAAACATTAAAAATTTGCTAA
- a CDS encoding M42 family metallopeptidase has translation MQILEKLKKYCDIDGMSRYEDEIVTELKRSTANLDLSYSRDGFGSLIMQQKKQNSGPKIVVAAHMDEVGFIVLDITEKGYIKVKSVGGIWGNAVIGAKFKLINSLGQEFYGVAGHTSIHIMERQKIEKALMVKDLYFDFGFRSKKEAQDLSVEIGNRIYFSNPSFLMHNQDYFASKAIDNRAGVVVIDELAHRLHNKNLKSNPILVGTVQEEVGSRGAKMVAKMIKADVAFAIDTGAAHDTEDAIPGVQKLGAGVAIDIADGGALMDPRLVDIIFRIAKERNIPIYRYVSQGGGTDAEELQYSGYGTPTVSISIPQRYLHSTYGLISISDIKAATDLIEAFILEFGQEENEQLIYK, from the coding sequence ATGCAAATATTAGAAAAATTAAAAAAATATTGCGATATTGATGGAATGTCCCGTTATGAGGATGAAATTGTTACTGAATTAAAAAGATCAACTGCTAATCTTGATCTAAGTTATTCTCGTGACGGTTTTGGGTCATTAATTATGCAACAAAAAAAGCAAAATTCTGGACCTAAAATAGTTGTTGCAGCACATATGGATGAAGTTGGTTTCATTGTTTTAGACATTACCGAAAAAGGTTATATAAAAGTAAAATCTGTTGGTGGTATTTGAGGAAATGCTGTAATTGGTGCTAAATTTAAGTTAATAAACTCTTTAGGCCAAGAATTTTACGGTGTTGCTGGTCATACTTCAATTCACATTATGGAGCGCCAGAAAATTGAAAAAGCCTTGATGGTAAAAGATCTTTACTTTGATTTTGGGTTTAGATCAAAAAAAGAAGCCCAAGATCTTTCCGTTGAAATAGGAAACAGAATTTACTTTAGTAATCCTAGTTTTTTGATGCATAATCAAGATTATTTTGCATCAAAGGCGATAGATAACCGTGCTGGAGTTGTTGTAATTGACGAACTTGCTCACCGTTTGCATAATAAAAATTTAAAATCTAACCCAATTTTAGTCGGAACTGTTCAAGAAGAAGTCGGTTCACGTGGTGCAAAAATGGTTGCAAAAATGATTAAAGCTGATGTTGCTTTTGCAATTGACACAGGTGCTGCACATGATACCGAGGATGCAATCCCTGGCGTGCAAAAATTAGGAGCCGGAGTTGCTATTGACATTGCCGATGGTGGCGCATTGATGGATCCAAGACTTGTTGACATTATTTTCCGAATTGCCAAAGAAAGAAACATACCAATTTACCGATATGTTTCTCAAGGTGGAGGAACTGATGCAGAAGAACTCCAATATTCAGGTTATGGAACTCCTACAGTTAGCATCTCGATTCCGCAGCGCTATTTACATTCAACATATGGTCTAATTAGTATTTCTGACATTAAGGCTGCAACTGATTTAATCGAGGCTTTTATTTTAGAATTTGGCCAAGAAGAAAATGAACAATTAATTTATAAATAA
- a CDS encoding uracil-DNA glycosylase has translation MKSSPTFATFLEQEIKKTYFQQLEKTLEMEYKNYQIYPQKQDLFRAIELTSLENLKIVIVGQDPYHQKGQADGLAFSSRAKILPPSLKNIFSEIKKSYPNFSKTDGNLQNWAKQGVLLLNTVLSVRESTPNSHEKIGWQTFSLNLINFIVANKKDIVFLILGQKAKTCLKNVDFSAQKVFFYSHPSLLGFWRSLENSRVFEKINDFLKLKNKEQINWNL, from the coding sequence ATGAAATCTAGCCCAACTTTTGCCACTTTTTTAGAACAAGAAATTAAAAAAACTTATTTCCAACAGCTTGAAAAAACACTAGAAATGGAATACAAAAATTATCAAATATACCCACAAAAACAAGATTTATTTCGTGCCATCGAGCTAACAAGTCTTGAAAATTTAAAAATAGTAATTGTCGGTCAAGACCCTTATCATCAAAAAGGACAAGCAGATGGACTTGCTTTTTCCAGTCGAGCCAAAATTTTACCACCGTCGCTTAAAAATATTTTTTCTGAAATAAAAAAATCATATCCAAACTTTTCAAAAACAGACGGAAATTTGCAAAATTGAGCAAAACAAGGCGTTTTACTGCTAAATACAGTTCTTTCTGTCAGAGAATCAACCCCTAATTCACATGAAAAAATAGGATGACAAACTTTTAGTCTTAATTTAATAAATTTTATTGTGGCTAACAAAAAAGACATCGTCTTTTTAATTTTAGGTCAAAAAGCTAAAACTTGCCTTAAAAATGTTGACTTTTCTGCTCAAAAAGTATTTTTTTATTCACACCCTTCGCTCTTAGGTTTTTGGAGATCACTAGAAAATTCAAGAGTTTTTGAAAAAATCAATGATTTTTTAAAACTGAAAAATAAAGAGCAAATTAATTGGAATTTATAG
- the rplU gene encoding 50S ribosomal protein L21, which translates to MFAIIKTGGKQLLVEKDQTIFIEKIDKNEGENVIFTDVLFINGKIGTPFVENATVVGVVEKQGRGKKIVVYRHNPKSTHKRKLGHRQPFTRVKITELKG; encoded by the coding sequence ATGTTTGCAATTATTAAAACCGGTGGTAAACAGCTTTTAGTTGAAAAGGATCAAACAATTTTTATTGAAAAAATTGATAAAAATGAAGGTGAAAACGTAATTTTCACAGATGTTCTTTTTATTAATGGAAAAATTGGAACTCCTTTTGTTGAAAATGCAACTGTTGTTGGCGTTGTCGAAAAGCAAGGCCGTGGTAAAAAAATTGTCGTTTACCGTCACAATCCAAAATCAACTCACAAACGTAAATTAGGGCACAGACAACCCTTTACCCGCGTAAAAATAACAGAATTGAAGGGATAA
- the rpmA gene encoding 50S ribosomal protein L27, with protein sequence MAKTKAGGSTKNGRDSIGRRLGQKIADGQFALTGSIIYRQRGTKIYPGLNVGIGGDDTLFALADGIVKFHKTRKRKYATVIVSD encoded by the coding sequence ATGGCAAAGACCAAAGCTGGTGGTTCTACCAAGAATGGCCGTGATTCGATAGGTCGTAGACTCGGTCAAAAAATCGCTGATGGACAATTTGCGCTAACTGGTTCAATAATTTACCGTCAAAGGGGAACTAAAATTTACCCTGGATTAAATGTTGGAATTGGTGGCGATGATACTTTATTTGCACTTGCAGATGGAATTGTAAAATTTCATAAAACTAGAAAGCGCAAATATGCAACAGTTATTGTTAGCGATTAA